The Dioscorea cayenensis subsp. rotundata cultivar TDr96_F1 chromosome 7, TDr96_F1_v2_PseudoChromosome.rev07_lg8_w22 25.fasta, whole genome shotgun sequence genome includes a region encoding these proteins:
- the LOC120264532 gene encoding probable carboxylesterase 15, translating into MTTIDTKNLNSTSTDKTVIDEVSGWLRLFDDGTVDRTWTGPPEALFLMSSIPPSPTPNADNVTVHDLPGKPNLRLYLPAGTLLPILLHFHGGGFCISHNSWYMYHQFYSRLAGAIPAAIFSVELSLAPEHRLPAQIYDSFSALLRLRLISKNQNSDPLFSSLDFSRVLLIGDSSGGNLVHEVAALAGNETDEFWSPVKLAGAIPIHPGFVRATRSKSELEMKQDPFLTLDMLDKFLALGFAGRGNQGPPYTCPMGTAAPAMENLRLPPFMVCVADKDLIRDTNYEYCEAMKKAGKKVKELVSEGMSHSFYLNKMAVDSDPVTAQRTKELIHAIKDFVSCP; encoded by the coding sequence ATGACCACCATTGATACCAAGAACCTCAACTCAACCTCCACTGATAAGACCGTCATCGATGAAGTCTCCGGCTGGCTCCGTCTCTTCGACGACGGTACCGTCGACCGTACTTGGACAGGTCCTCCTGAAGCCCTCTTCCTCATGTCCTCCATCCCTCCTTCACCCACTCCAAACGCCGACAACGTCACCGTTCATGATCTCCCCGGAAAACCCAACCTCCGGCTATACCTCCCCGCCGGCACTCTCCTCCCCATCCTCCTCCACTTCCACGGCGGTGGTTTTTGCATAAGCCACAACAGTTGGTACATGTACCATCAATTCTACTCTCGCCTCGCCGGAGCAATCCCTGCAGCCATTTTCTCCGTCGAGCTCTCTCTGGCACCAGAACACCGGCTACCCGCCCAGATCTATGACTCTTTTTCCGCGCTTCTTCGTCTTCGATTGATATCAAAAAACCAAAACTCTGACCCTCTCTTCTCATCACTGGACTTCTCACGTGTCCTCCTCATCGGAGACAGCTCCGGTGGAAACCTTGTCCATGAGGTGGCAGCTCTAGCCGGCAATGAAACAGATGAGTTCTGGTCTCCGGTGAAGCTCGCCGGAGCTATACCAATCCACCCAGGGTTTGTCAGAGCAACACGGAGCAAGTCTGAGCTAGAAATGAAGCAGGATCCGTTCTTAACTTTGGACATGCTTGATAAGTTCTTGGCATTAGGGTTTGCCGGAAGGGGCAACCAAGGACCACCCTACACTTGTCCGATGGGGACGGCGGCGCCGGCGATGGAGAACCTGAGATTGCCGCCGTTCATGGTGTGCGTTGCTGATAAGGATTTGATCAGAGACACGAATTATGAGTATTGTGAAGCCATGAAAAAGGCCGGGAAGAAGGTGAAGGAGTTGGTCAGTGAAGGTATGAGCCATTCGTTTTACTTGAATAAGATGGCTGTTGATTCTGACCCTGTTACTGCTCAGCGTACTAAGGAGCTCATTCATGCTATTAAGGATTTCGTTAGCTGCCCTTGA